The following coding sequences lie in one Lentilactobacillus sp. SPB1-3 genomic window:
- a CDS encoding MFS transporter, whose protein sequence is MKSFNFRFFILVLISFTLGCGEFLVSGILNDLASSFNHSLASVGLLVTIFALVYAICTPLITLFVGRFRYYQTFKILMVVYIIGLVLSALASTYWMMVLARIVTAAVSGSLLSVALTFGNAIAPPEKRGFTIAWIFSGFSIASVVGLPVGTYVAHIAGWQSSFWVVAILSIITFGLSLLSLPSDLKADYDEQQDSPLVLLKDPLIWLGVLVPLFWSAGINTFHTYIAPIITDVLHFGPVMLSTILAVIGIISIFSSQMSGILANHHGLRKMPIIFVVEIVLFLVIGFAYQNVALALTLIFLMESMFNFLGSSITIHFLDVAEKFYPQSVVFASSLNPVFFNLGISLGSASGSAIISGPGLRYINYGSIGFIIISLGILLLLNRQIVVRKLDK, encoded by the coding sequence ATGAAATCTTTTAACTTTCGCTTCTTTATTCTGGTATTAATATCTTTTACGCTGGGATGCGGTGAGTTTTTAGTATCAGGAATCTTAAATGATTTAGCAAGTTCTTTCAATCATTCTTTGGCAAGTGTAGGATTGCTCGTGACAATTTTTGCCTTAGTGTACGCAATTTGTACGCCACTAATTACATTATTCGTTGGTCGATTTAGATATTATCAGACGTTTAAAATTTTAATGGTTGTCTATATTATTGGCCTAGTTTTAAGCGCTTTGGCCAGCACATATTGGATGATGGTCTTGGCTAGAATCGTGACAGCCGCGGTATCTGGTTCACTACTATCTGTGGCATTAACGTTCGGGAATGCCATTGCACCACCTGAAAAGCGAGGCTTTACGATTGCTTGGATCTTTTCTGGTTTTAGTATAGCTAGTGTTGTGGGTCTGCCAGTAGGGACATACGTCGCTCATATTGCCGGTTGGCAAAGTTCCTTTTGGGTAGTAGCAATATTGTCTATCATCACTTTTGGACTAAGTTTATTGTCACTTCCTAGTGATTTAAAAGCTGATTATGACGAACAACAAGATAGTCCATTAGTTTTATTGAAGGATCCTTTAATCTGGCTAGGGGTGCTCGTACCGTTATTCTGGTCAGCAGGAATCAACACTTTCCACACGTACATTGCACCAATCATCACTGATGTGCTACATTTTGGCCCAGTAATGTTGAGTACGATATTAGCAGTGATTGGAATTATTTCTATCTTCAGTAGTCAAATGTCTGGTATCTTGGCTAACCACCATGGTTTACGGAAGATGCCAATCATCTTTGTGGTGGAGATAGTGCTATTCTTGGTCATTGGTTTTGCCTATCAGAATGTTGCACTGGCCTTGACCTTAATCTTTTTGATGGAATCGATGTTTAATTTTTTGGGTTCATCGATCACAATTCATTTTCTGGATGTCGCTGAGAAATTTTACCCTCAATCAGTTGTGTTTGCTTCATCTTTAAATCCAGTGTTCTTTAATTTAGGAATTTCATTGGGTTCTGCTAGCGGAAGTGCCATTATCAGTGGCCCAGGGCTAAGATATATTAATTACGGTAGTATTGGTTTTATTATCATATCTCTAGGAATTTTACTGCTATTAAATCGGCAAATCGTCGTCAGAAAATTGGATAAATAA
- a CDS encoding proline iminopeptidase-family hydrolase — MRQGTKIITLDNGYHLWTNTQGEGDIHLLALHGGPGGNHEYWEDAAKQLRKQGLNVQVHMYDQLGSWYSDSPDFSDPKVSDAILNYDYFLDEVEEVRQKLGIDKFYLIGQSWGGALVQMYAEKYGEHLKGAIVSSMVDNITDYTDHLAEIREKTFTPEQLAFMKECEAKNDYDNEEYQALVDILNKNFIDRKQPSTLDHLISTMNTDIYGAFQGDNEFVITGKLGEWNFTDKLKNIKVPTLVTFGEHESMPVATGKRMAEMIPHAQFVSTPEGGHHHMVDNPNVYYDHLATFIREVEAGTFKG; from the coding sequence ATGCGTCAAGGAACAAAAATCATCACATTAGATAACGGCTACCATCTGTGGACTAACACTCAAGGTGAAGGCGACATTCATTTACTAGCTCTTCATGGTGGACCTGGTGGAAATCATGAATACTGGGAAGATGCTGCTAAACAACTTAGAAAGCAAGGTCTTAACGTCCAAGTTCATATGTACGATCAATTAGGTTCATGGTATTCTGACAGTCCTGACTTCTCAGATCCTAAAGTCAGTGACGCAATCTTGAACTACGACTACTTCTTGGACGAAGTTGAAGAAGTTCGTCAAAAGCTTGGCATCGACAAGTTTTATCTGATCGGCCAATCATGGGGTGGAGCTCTAGTTCAAATGTATGCTGAAAAATATGGCGAACATTTGAAGGGTGCAATCGTTTCTTCAATGGTTGATAACATTACTGATTACACTGATCACTTAGCTGAAATTCGTGAAAAGACATTTACTCCTGAGCAACTTGCATTTATGAAGGAATGCGAAGCTAAGAACGATTACGACAATGAAGAATACCAAGCTCTTGTCGATATTTTAAACAAGAACTTTATCGACCGGAAACAACCTTCAACCCTTGATCACTTGATCAGTACCATGAACACTGATATTTATGGTGCCTTCCAAGGAGATAATGAATTTGTTATCACTGGTAAGTTAGGTGAATGGAACTTTACTGACAAGCTTAAAAACATCAAAGTGCCAACCTTAGTTACTTTTGGTGAACACGAATCAATGCCAGTTGCTACTGGTAAACGAATGGCAGAAATGATCCCTCATGCCCAATTCGTCTCAACTCCAGAAGGTGGTCACCACCACATGGTTGATAATCCAAATGTTTACTACGATCATTTGGCAACCTTTATCCGCGAAGTTGAAGCTGGTACATTCAAAGGTTAA
- a CDS encoding Xaa-Pro dipeptidyl-peptidase: MKINQFAYVPTSHEQILKELADIRFITPKTKKVSDPVMLYRQFLMKFLLEKQGHATRERILSTIMASPDQSVDEYTKTSATVSKQAFYNVALQLLQFEVGLDYDLSDPIKTMHDLGLPVADVEDPLNRDTLIDAWYLLLNTRTKYGQTLIDYLAGQGYYAQFGRDSGLKKPLFFNGKSQAVFNTSKLIREIVYVEAPIDSDHDGNRDLVKVEVIRPNETNKGIKIPVVFTASPYDQGTNDETADKLTHDVSKDQLTHKTPNDDTLADVTADEPNTSLPPETVPVQMTDTVEETFTKTWTYSLNDYLLAHGFAVVYSAGIGTKDSDGYRTTGSIDETISTTAVIEWLNHQRVAFTNRTDRVGINAWWSTGNVGMTGRSYLGTLANAAVLSGVAGLKTAVVEAGISNWYDYYRENGLVVAPGGFQGEDADILAELTYSRKQRANEYLKTKQSWQHQLAAIEKAEDRETGNYNQFWDARNYLTSDKAQADVLLVHGLNDWNVKPSHAYHLRNLLKKDNLTLKTVLHQGQHEYLNNFRSVDFTDMVNLWLVNKLYEIDNNADKVIPDVLVQDNVKEQTWHTVEDWGTDNSKQVSLADDWFTNVNDNQEFSNHMADDQFKSYVADTAKWRAELYKTSSSAVDKNTIKLLSQPLEEDMTINGSVHLSLNVTSDQNIGMLSAKIVDFGEAHRLTPTPTVLEPLQISLGYNWRKDNLREFTYEKKLSQFKKITDGHINLQNRHNSYQVDEVEPGKAYQVEFDLEPEVFRVIKGHRIGIILFSADLDYTIRTNQEINYQIDLAKSEISLPIQ; this comes from the coding sequence TTGAAAATCAATCAATTCGCTTATGTACCGACTAGTCACGAACAAATCCTCAAAGAGCTAGCTGATATTCGCTTTATCACTCCTAAAACTAAAAAAGTTTCCGATCCAGTAATGTTGTACCGCCAATTTTTAATGAAATTTCTCTTAGAAAAACAGGGTCATGCTACTCGTGAACGAATTTTATCGACAATCATGGCTTCTCCTGATCAAAGTGTTGATGAATACACCAAAACTAGCGCCACTGTTAGTAAGCAAGCATTTTATAATGTCGCCTTACAACTACTACAATTCGAGGTCGGCTTAGATTATGATTTGAGCGACCCCATCAAAACTATGCACGATTTAGGATTACCGGTTGCTGATGTAGAGGACCCACTGAATCGTGATACATTGATCGATGCTTGGTACCTGTTGTTAAACACCCGGACTAAGTATGGCCAAACCTTAATTGATTACCTTGCTGGCCAAGGATACTATGCTCAATTCGGTAGAGATTCAGGTCTTAAAAAGCCATTGTTTTTCAACGGTAAATCTCAAGCTGTATTTAACACTTCGAAATTAATCCGTGAAATCGTCTATGTTGAGGCGCCCATTGATTCTGACCATGATGGTAATCGAGACCTAGTCAAAGTTGAAGTGATCAGACCAAACGAAACTAACAAGGGCATCAAAATCCCCGTTGTCTTTACAGCGAGTCCCTACGACCAAGGAACGAATGACGAAACGGCCGATAAGTTAACCCATGATGTTAGCAAAGACCAGTTAACTCACAAGACTCCCAATGATGACACCTTAGCTGATGTCACTGCAGATGAGCCTAATACTTCATTGCCACCTGAAACCGTCCCTGTTCAAATGACAGATACAGTTGAAGAAACCTTCACCAAAACTTGGACGTATTCATTAAATGACTATTTGTTGGCCCATGGTTTTGCTGTTGTTTATTCAGCGGGAATTGGAACTAAAGATTCTGATGGCTATCGGACGACAGGATCAATTGATGAAACTATTTCAACGACTGCCGTTATTGAATGGTTGAACCATCAGCGTGTGGCATTCACAAACCGAACTGACCGTGTGGGCATCAACGCCTGGTGGAGCACTGGTAATGTTGGTATGACAGGTAGATCTTATTTAGGAACCCTGGCTAATGCTGCTGTACTTTCTGGTGTTGCCGGATTAAAGACGGCTGTCGTAGAAGCTGGTATCTCCAACTGGTATGACTACTATCGCGAAAATGGTTTGGTTGTCGCCCCAGGTGGGTTCCAAGGTGAAGATGCCGATATCCTAGCTGAACTAACCTATTCTAGAAAACAACGAGCTAATGAATATCTAAAAACTAAGCAATCTTGGCAACATCAATTAGCCGCTATTGAAAAGGCTGAAGACCGTGAGACAGGTAACTACAACCAGTTCTGGGACGCTAGAAATTATCTAACTTCTGATAAAGCCCAAGCCGATGTTCTCCTCGTTCACGGACTTAATGACTGGAACGTTAAGCCATCTCATGCCTATCACCTCAGAAACCTATTGAAAAAGGATAACTTAACGCTCAAAACGGTTCTTCATCAGGGTCAACATGAATACCTAAATAATTTTAGGTCCGTTGATTTCACAGACATGGTCAACCTCTGGTTAGTCAATAAATTGTATGAAATCGATAACAATGCAGACAAGGTCATCCCTGATGTTTTAGTTCAAGATAACGTTAAGGAACAGACTTGGCACACCGTTGAAGATTGGGGAACTGATAACTCAAAACAAGTTTCATTAGCCGACGATTGGTTCACTAATGTTAATGATAATCAGGAATTCAGTAATCATATGGCTGATGACCAGTTTAAGTCCTATGTTGCCGATACGGCCAAATGGCGAGCAGAATTATACAAAACCAGTAGCTCAGCTGTCGACAAAAATACTATCAAATTACTTAGTCAACCTCTTGAAGAAGATATGACTATCAATGGTTCTGTCCACCTTTCTTTAAATGTTACTAGTGATCAAAACATTGGGATGTTAAGTGCCAAAATCGTGGACTTTGGTGAAGCTCACCGACTAACACCAACCCCAACTGTTTTAGAGCCACTGCAAATTAGTCTAGGATACAACTGGCGCAAAGATAATCTCCGGGAATTCACCTACGAGAAAAAACTTTCTCAATTCAAAAAAATCACTGATGGTCACATCAATTTACAAAATCGGCATAATAGTTACCAAGTCGACGAAGTTGAACCTGGTAAGGCTTATCAAGTCGAATTTGACTTGGAACCCGAAGTATTTCGCGTTATTAAGGGCCACCGCATTGGTATCATTCTCTTCTCCGCTGACCTTGATTACACCATCCGCACTAATCAAGAAATCAACTACCAAATCGACCTCGCTAAGTCAGAAATTAGCTTACCAATTCAATAG
- a CDS encoding cation:proton antiporter, translating to MEYVGQIALILITTLLASAVSQRVGLPAVIGQLLVGVLLGPGVFGLLANNHLMHVGSELGVIILMFIAGIESDLDLLKKYFRPAILVAMCGVIAPMILFYAYGMFMGQGFERAVFWGVIFAATSVSISVEVLRELKRLDTPEGATILGAAVVDDIIAVVLLSVFVSIFGVGGDSNLNLATATILQIGYFVVVFLLVKWVVSFILRLAERLPIYRSVAIVSLTICFLMAYTADAIGLSAVVGAFFAGVAVSQTKYQEVIANSVSSVGYTFFIPIFFVSIGLDMKFDGVLNNLVFLIVMSILAVVTKLYGGALGARMAGMNGKSAMAIGSGMVSRGEMALIIAQIGISAKLIAPELYSEIIIVIIISTIVAPVFLKRTIAKLDNVSEGE from the coding sequence ATGGAATACGTTGGACAAATTGCATTAATTTTAATTACCACACTACTTGCATCAGCGGTTAGTCAACGAGTTGGTCTGCCTGCTGTCATTGGACAATTGCTAGTGGGAGTTTTGTTAGGGCCGGGAGTTTTTGGCCTGTTAGCAAACAACCATTTGATGCACGTGGGATCAGAACTAGGGGTCATTATTTTAATGTTTATAGCCGGTATTGAAAGTGATCTAGACTTACTAAAGAAATACTTTCGACCAGCTATCCTAGTCGCCATGTGTGGAGTGATTGCGCCAATGATTCTCTTTTATGCCTATGGTATGTTTATGGGGCAAGGTTTTGAACGAGCGGTCTTTTGGGGTGTTATTTTCGCAGCGACCTCAGTGTCTATCAGTGTGGAAGTACTGCGTGAATTAAAACGATTGGATACGCCGGAAGGAGCGACGATTTTAGGTGCTGCTGTGGTCGATGATATTATCGCAGTGGTTCTACTGAGCGTCTTCGTCAGCATCTTTGGTGTGGGTGGAGATTCTAATCTTAATTTAGCCACGGCAACAATCTTACAGATTGGATATTTTGTGGTGGTTTTCTTGTTAGTCAAATGGGTCGTGTCATTTATTTTGCGCTTGGCAGAAAGATTACCTATTTACCGTTCAGTAGCCATTGTTTCGTTAACGATTTGTTTCTTGATGGCTTACACAGCTGATGCCATTGGCTTGAGTGCTGTGGTCGGAGCCTTTTTCGCCGGTGTAGCAGTATCGCAAACTAAGTATCAAGAAGTTATCGCTAATTCTGTGAGTTCCGTTGGATATACGTTCTTCATTCCGATTTTCTTTGTAAGTATCGGTCTTGATATGAAGTTCGATGGCGTGCTCAACAACTTAGTGTTCTTAATCGTTATGTCCATTTTGGCAGTGGTAACCAAGCTTTATGGTGGTGCACTGGGAGCTAGGATGGCAGGAATGAATGGTAAAAGTGCGATGGCTATTGGTTCTGGAATGGTTTCCCGTGGTGAAATGGCCTTGATCATTGCTCAAATCGGAATTTCCGCAAAGTTAATTGCACCAGAATTGTACTCAGAAATTATTATTGTTATTATTATCTCAACGATTGTTGCACCAGTATTTTTGAAACGAACTATTGCAAAATTAGACAATGTCAGTGAAGGGGAGTAA
- a CDS encoding bis(5'-nucleosyl)-tetraphosphatase, which translates to MPTENDSGAIVYQIRNNMVCYLLLQSAVDDFWGFPKGHIEAGEDLIDTAVREIFEETSLTTTIDTGFQQSIEYDMKNGNHKVVNFFVSRVPANVEVSEQEEEINSFGWFTFDRAYETVTYDNLRELLTAADKYIKAKEKVGDKNE; encoded by the coding sequence ATGCCTACAGAAAATGATAGTGGCGCTATTGTTTATCAAATTCGGAATAATATGGTGTGTTATTTGTTGTTGCAAAGTGCAGTTGATGACTTTTGGGGATTTCCTAAAGGTCACATTGAGGCGGGAGAAGATTTAATTGATACAGCGGTTAGAGAAATCTTTGAAGAAACTTCATTGACGACTACGATCGATACAGGCTTTCAGCAGTCAATCGAATATGATATGAAGAATGGCAATCACAAAGTTGTTAACTTCTTCGTCAGTCGGGTACCAGCTAATGTTGAGGTATCTGAACAAGAGGAAGAGATTAATTCATTTGGCTGGTTTACATTTGATCGAGCATACGAAACAGTGACGTATGACAATTTACGCGAATTGTTGACCGCTGCTGATAAATACATTAAAGCTAAAGAAAAAGTTGGCGATAAAAATGAGTGA
- a CDS encoding guanylate kinase has translation MSDQRVFVITGAAGSGKTTVRNYLTSQFHMTKVITHTTRQPRIHEKNGVDYYFETEDSFGKNHYLESVSYAGNRYGSSFEGLENAWKQSDLITIVLDTAGAITYQRELGDKAVIIFLKVDDSGTLLQRMKSRGDDTTILTERIKSNEYLRDLSLPDELKGKAHVINNNNWELTKQRVDEIVNEYK, from the coding sequence ATGAGTGATCAACGGGTATTTGTCATTACTGGAGCTGCTGGTAGTGGTAAAACCACGGTTAGAAATTATTTAACTAGTCAATTTCATATGACTAAAGTTATTACTCACACAACTCGCCAGCCCCGGATCCATGAGAAAAATGGAGTGGATTACTACTTTGAAACAGAAGATTCATTTGGTAAGAACCATTATCTGGAATCAGTTTCTTACGCCGGTAATCGTTACGGATCTTCGTTTGAAGGACTAGAGAATGCTTGGAAACAATCTGATTTGATTACGATCGTTCTCGATACTGCGGGAGCCATTACTTATCAACGAGAACTGGGTGATAAGGCGGTAATCATCTTCTTAAAGGTGGATGATTCAGGGACTTTATTGCAACGGATGAAGAGCCGTGGCGATGATACGACGATCTTAACAGAACGCATCAAGTCCAATGAGTATCTTCGTGACTTGAGCCTGCCTGATGAGCTAAAGGGCAAGGCTCACGTTATTAACAATAACAATTGGGAATTAACTAAGCAGCGCGTTGACGAAATCGTCAATGAATATAAATAG
- a CDS encoding Fur family transcriptional regulator, protein MIAVEEATKALKNNNYKITKQRMAMIEYLAEIANHKYVEVTAVDEFMRRSFPKMSHNTIYRNISEFEEIGIVEKQVQGQCQSVKFQCDFKNEHHHHFICNQCGKVTELKECPLSDEVLAQLPGTEITGHYFQIYGLCQDCANLKNN, encoded by the coding sequence ATGATAGCAGTTGAAGAAGCCACTAAGGCATTAAAAAATAATAATTATAAAATCACTAAACAAAGAATGGCTATGATTGAATATTTGGCAGAAATTGCTAATCACAAATACGTTGAAGTAACGGCCGTTGATGAATTCATGCGTCGCTCATTTCCTAAGATGAGCCATAATACTATTTATCGAAACATCTCTGAATTTGAAGAGATCGGAATCGTGGAAAAGCAAGTTCAAGGACAGTGTCAAAGCGTTAAATTCCAGTGTGATTTCAAAAATGAACATCACCATCACTTTATTTGTAACCAATGTGGCAAGGTGACTGAATTAAAAGAATGCCCATTAAGTGATGAAGTATTAGCTCAATTACCAGGAACTGAGATTACGGGACACTACTTCCAAATTTATGGATTATGCCAAGATTGTGCTAACTTAAAGAATAATTAA
- a CDS encoding DUF6681 family protein — protein sequence MFSFLDMVNHYLGYFNINVTLKSRIYTILGILGDLYLFYVAVRFLANGYLSRGLLFLLVALVLLYFAVCNLFYYFTNRQPRFDITPKIVKALHISPRPSQTQGNSGMGGTVITNNIPANGMFDDRHVMPAKVTSTPEQQANIKEIVAILKAQGLLREDYNGNSDRQITDILKAANGKPAFAIGDGVLLPYFDMERIDDRYVVYAGLNKAERLPVGEVSRVGLQSIKSIDREQIKFFLASVTIVGGPYKEFGRSSLMEHQKDYEIAIKVAYSKR from the coding sequence ATGTTTAGCTTTTTAGATATGGTCAACCACTACTTAGGTTATTTCAATATCAACGTTACTTTGAAAAGCCGAATTTACACAATTCTTGGAATCCTCGGCGATCTTTATTTGTTTTACGTTGCCGTTAGGTTCTTAGCCAATGGTTATCTATCAAGGGGACTCTTGTTCTTATTAGTGGCTTTGGTATTGTTGTACTTTGCGGTTTGCAATTTGTTTTATTACTTTACCAATCGGCAACCGAGATTCGATATTACTCCCAAAATCGTTAAGGCTTTGCATATCTCGCCTAGACCCAGCCAAACTCAAGGCAACTCAGGAATGGGTGGCACAGTGATCACCAACAATATTCCTGCTAACGGAATGTTTGATGATCGCCATGTTATGCCAGCGAAAGTAACATCGACTCCAGAGCAACAGGCCAATATCAAAGAGATAGTCGCGATTTTAAAGGCTCAGGGGTTACTAAGAGAAGATTATAATGGTAATTCAGACCGTCAAATCACTGATATCTTAAAGGCTGCTAATGGTAAGCCAGCTTTTGCAATCGGTGATGGAGTTTTACTTCCATACTTTGATATGGAACGAATTGATGATCGCTATGTAGTCTATGCTGGTTTAAATAAGGCTGAACGTCTACCAGTGGGTGAAGTTTCTAGGGTTGGTTTGCAATCGATAAAGTCAATTGATAGAGAACAAATCAAATTCTTCTTAGCTTCGGTGACTATCGTTGGTGGACCATACAAGGAGTTTGGTCGTTCATCACTGATGGAGCACCAAAAAGATTACGAAATTGCTATCAAGGTTGCGTATAGTAAACGATAG
- a CDS encoding amino acid ABC transporter ATP-binding protein: MAMIEFDDVQKYYGDFHALKDINLKIEDGETVVLIGPSGSGKSTLIRTVNGLEPVQDGRLIVNGQDLANNKTDINRIRKNVGMVFQHFNLYANKTILENIMLAPRIVLKRDEAENKKFAMELLDRVGLADQAAKYPAQLSGGQQQRIAIARSLAMKPKCLLFDEPTSALDPEMIDDVLNVMKDIARDSKMTMLVVTHEMGFAREVADRVIFMADGQILEDDSSDTFFNGEPSNERARQFLGKIITH, encoded by the coding sequence ATGGCAATGATCGAGTTTGACGATGTACAAAAATACTATGGTGATTTTCATGCATTGAAAGATATCAATCTTAAGATTGAAGATGGTGAAACGGTAGTTTTGATTGGACCTTCAGGTTCCGGAAAATCTACATTGATTCGAACCGTAAATGGTTTGGAACCAGTTCAAGACGGTCGATTGATTGTTAATGGCCAAGACTTGGCAAACAATAAAACTGATATCAACCGTATTCGTAAGAATGTCGGGATGGTATTTCAACATTTTAATTTATATGCAAACAAGACGATTTTGGAAAACATCATGTTGGCACCAAGAATCGTGTTGAAACGTGATGAAGCAGAAAACAAGAAATTCGCAATGGAATTACTTGATCGAGTTGGTTTAGCTGACCAAGCTGCGAAATATCCGGCTCAACTTTCTGGTGGTCAACAACAACGTATTGCGATTGCTCGTTCATTAGCAATGAAACCAAAATGTTTGCTTTTTGATGAACCAACCTCAGCTCTTGATCCTGAAATGATCGATGATGTTTTGAACGTTATGAAAGACATCGCTCGTGATTCAAAGATGACTATGTTAGTGGTTACTCATGAAATGGGCTTCGCTCGTGAAGTTGCTGACCGGGTTATCTTCATGGCAGATGGTCAAATTCTTGAAGACGACAGTAGTGACACCTTCTTTAATGGCGAACCTTCAAATGAAAGAGCTCGTCAGTTCTTAGGTAAAATCATTACGCATTAA
- a CDS encoding transporter substrate-binding domain-containing protein, with protein MKKVYRKLGLLFALLVTVVSLSACGSSAKKDVLAQDKASNTITWGVKADTKLFGLMDVKDNQIKGFEIDLAKAMTKQILGKNGKARFLQVTSQTRMPLLRNGNIDAIMATMTITPERAKQVDFSRSYFDAGQAILVKDGSPIKNVHDLNKKGDVVLGVVGSNSVQNIGKYAPKAKVLQLTDYSQALTALKSGQGQALTTDNGILYGMSVENPGYSVVGGTFTNEPYGIAVDKGQTKFRDATNNALTKIEKSGEYNRLINKWFGNVKGFNLKGAYRR; from the coding sequence ATGAAGAAAGTCTACAGAAAACTTGGACTTTTATTTGCACTTTTGGTAACCGTGGTTAGTTTAAGTGCATGTGGTTCAAGTGCTAAAAAAGATGTCCTTGCTCAAGACAAGGCTTCTAACACCATTACCTGGGGTGTTAAAGCTGATACCAAATTATTTGGTTTGATGGATGTTAAGGATAACCAAATCAAGGGTTTTGAAATTGACCTTGCCAAAGCAATGACTAAACAAATTTTAGGTAAAAACGGTAAGGCTAGATTTTTACAAGTTACTAGTCAAACCCGTATGCCTCTATTGAGAAACGGTAATATCGATGCCATCATGGCAACAATGACCATTACACCTGAACGTGCTAAGCAAGTTGATTTCAGCCGTTCATATTTTGATGCCGGACAAGCTATCTTAGTTAAAGATGGTAGCCCAATTAAAAACGTGCATGACCTTAATAAAAAGGGTGATGTAGTGTTAGGGGTAGTTGGTTCTAATTCTGTTCAAAACATTGGTAAGTACGCACCAAAAGCCAAAGTTTTGCAATTAACTGATTATTCTCAAGCATTGACCGCCTTAAAATCAGGACAAGGTCAAGCATTGACCACTGATAACGGAATTCTTTATGGTATGTCTGTTGAAAACCCTGGCTATTCAGTTGTGGGTGGAACCTTTACTAACGAACCTTACGGAATTGCCGTTGATAAGGGCCAAACTAAATTTAGAGATGCTACAAACAATGCCTTAACCAAGATTGAAAAATCTGGTGAATACAATCGTTTGATCAACAAGTGGTTTGGCAATGTTAAAGGATTTAACTTGAAGGGGGCATACAGACGATGA
- a CDS encoding amino acid ABC transporter permease: MISIFQNYGGELFQGFWQTILCSIIALFFALIIGSGFAILEVIPNKIVHVIAKVYIEIFRNIPLLVITMFFYVVIPMYITKISGFAAGTIGLTLYSSAFIAETVRSGIQSVDPGQMEGARSNGLTFWQAMRYIVLPQAFRVVIPPLGNQFINLIKNSSVLAFVAGFDLMYQGNVIASDSLQSMNAYLCVGILYLVITLPLSYYMRHLEKKLAA; encoded by the coding sequence ATGATAAGTATCTTTCAAAATTATGGAGGAGAACTCTTTCAAGGATTCTGGCAAACAATTTTGTGTAGTATCATCGCACTATTCTTTGCATTAATTATTGGTTCTGGTTTTGCCATCCTAGAAGTGATCCCTAATAAAATCGTTCATGTGATCGCTAAGGTATATATCGAAATTTTCAGAAATATTCCATTGTTGGTTATCACAATGTTCTTCTACGTGGTTATTCCAATGTATATTACGAAAATTAGCGGTTTTGCTGCCGGAACAATTGGTTTGACTTTATACTCTTCAGCATTTATCGCTGAAACCGTTCGTTCAGGAATTCAATCAGTTGATCCTGGACAAATGGAAGGTGCTCGTTCAAATGGGTTAACCTTCTGGCAAGCCATGCGTTACATAGTATTGCCACAAGCATTTAGAGTTGTTATTCCACCATTAGGTAACCAATTCATTAACTTAATCAAGAACTCATCAGTTCTAGCCTTCGTTGCTGGTTTTGATTTGATGTATCAAGGAAATGTAATTGCCTCAGATTCACTTCAAAGTATGAATGCATACTTGTGTGTCGGAATATTATATTTGGTAATTACATTGCCATTAAGTTACTACATGCGTCACTTGGAAAAGAAATTGGCTGCTTAA